In Primulina huaijiensis isolate GDHJ02 chromosome 6, ASM1229523v2, whole genome shotgun sequence, a single window of DNA contains:
- the LOC140978826 gene encoding F-box/LRR-repeat protein 17-like, which produces MRGHLPHPATPIPDAVFAVKRGKKRGNYSCGRCGLPKKGHSCQLPKNEEEVPSVCTPGADTSTASASAVVSAKLDDSSPLSVARSMPPPMRRRALSFDDVTVAVSAEESETECVDDPDPNACSGVLPLSCVWEVLRRLPPSGLMSAAGVCKGWRHATQMIWRGTEELRLGVPAKAQIGFLGSVMQKCTGLVKLTLRIESDFVATMLACIAFSCPNLQSMQIFTAHTSVNRISGEELSRFIADKRCLTSLKMEGCSNLGSFVFFSNTLSTLWLSDLHSLSKTAFNLPNLKEISLGFSQQENNNTDLTAVMDALGRSCPMLQNIHIASIRLSHAAVLSLTAANLRALRMLSLLLGSAITDGSVASICSSYPKLELLDLSGSSITDSGIGMICNVFPETLSKLLLALCPNITSSGIQFAAAQLPRLELLDCGMTICDPSSPNCTDEEDHDSSLHETPNSKLHLVYQKLIIKHDRLKKLSLWGCSGLDALYLNCPHLKDLNLNSCRNLHPERVLLQCPDLESVHASDCQDMLVKTIENQVNDSSHTIENHFPSKRMPDGSKRVQVPCFYSIQHFDDDKKRRMGVKRPCAVVAS; this is translated from the exons ATGCGCGGCCACCTACCCCATCCTGCCACCCCCATCCCCGACGCTGTTTTTGCCGTTAAACGTGGCAAGAAACGTGGGAATTATAGCTGCGGTCGATGTGGGTTGCCCAAGAAGGGACACTCGTGTCAACTGCCGAAAAACGAGGAGGAAGTCCCCTCTGTTTGCACTCCAGGAGCTGACACGTCTACCGCATCCGCCTCTGCGGTTGTGTCAGCGAAACTGGACGACAGTTCTCCTCTGTCCGTGGCCCGTTCGATGCCTCCGCCGATGCGTCGGCGGGCTCTATCGTTTGACGATGTTACTGTAGCTGTCTCGGCGGAGGAGTCGGAAACGGAGTGTGTTGATGATCCGGATCCAAACGCTTGTAGTGGGGTATTGCCTTTGAGTTGTGTGTGGGAGGTGCTGCGGAGGTTACCGCCGTCGGGGTTGATGTCCGCGGCCGGGGTGTGTAAAGGGTGGAGGCATGCTACTCAGATGATTTGGCGGGGGACGGAAGAGCTCCGACTTGGGGTGCCGGCGAAAGCCCAGATAGGATTTCTTGGATCCGTGATGCAGAAATGCACTGGACTCGTTAAACTTACTCTTAGAATCGAAAG TGATTTTGTTGCAACAATGCTGGCGTGCATTGCCTTCTCATGTCCTAATTTGCAGTCGATGCAGATTTTCACAGCTCATACCTCCGTCAATCGGATCTCTGG GGAGGAGTTAAGTCGTTTTATTGCTGATAAAAGATGCCTCACCAGTCTCAAGATGGAAGGGTGCAGTAACCTTGGGAGTTtcgtatttttttcaaacactCTGTCTACTCTTTGGCTCTCAGATCTTCACTCGCTCTCGAAAACG GCCTTCAATTTACCAAATTTGAAGGAGATTTCTCTAGGCTTCTCCCAACAAGAAAATAATAACACAGATCTTACAGCTGTTATGGATGCTCTGGGAAGAAGCTGCCCAATGCTGCAAAACATCCACATTGCTTCAATTCGGCTTTCACATGCTGCCGTGCTATCTCTAACAGCTGCAAATTTGAG GGCATTGAGGATGTTGTCTCTCTTACTCGGATCAGCAATAACTGATGGATCAGTAGCATCAATATGTTCAAGTTACCCAAAGCTCGAATTACTTGATCTGAGTGG GTCGAGCATCACAGACAGTGGCATTGGAATGATCTGCAACGTTTTTCCGGAGACATTATCAAAACTTCTACTTGCTCTATGTCCCAACATCACTTCAA GTGGGATTCAATTTGCTGCTGCTCAATTGCCCCGTCTGGAACTCTTGGACTGTGGAATGACAATATGTGATCCGAGTTCGCCAAACTGTACTGATGAAGAGGATCATGACTCTAGTTTACATGAAACACCCAACAGCAAGTTGCACCTTGTATACCAGAAGCTAATTATCAAACATGATCGATTGAAGAAGCTAAGCTTATGGGGTTGTTCTGGCTTGGAT GCCTTATATCTGAACTGTCCTCATCTTAAAGATTTGAACCTCAATTCTTGTAGAAATCTACATCCAG AGAGAGTGCTACTTCAATGCCCCGATTTAGAAAGTGTACACGCATCTGATTGCCAAGATATGCTGGTCAAAACAATAGAAAATCAG GTCAACGACAGCTCTCACACTATAGAAAATCATTTTCCTTCAAAACGTATGCCTGATGGCTCGAAACGAGTCCAGGTCCCATGTTTTTACAGCATTCAG CATTTTGATGACGACAAGAAACGGAGAATGGGTGTAAAACGCCCTTGTGCGGTGGTTGCAAGTTAG